A genomic stretch from Aedes albopictus strain Foshan chromosome 2, AalbF5, whole genome shotgun sequence includes:
- the LOC109416670 gene encoding uncharacterized protein LOC109416670 translates to MMKVVVVLTALCTITAGYYIPRQNAFLGYQQQLGYQQWAQRTMHGVLLKNQPFRNQRVSDFDAGMHPIDCQHTDNASAELPIQDPNEDSVADAYPSEQLPVEEEPVQDVPAVYEDEAEDSIEDEPVDASAVSAAVPATVPEKKKKTVPAHADSSEEDEQNSSAGQGSNGSAFFPINFGSASGGSIAIANSYSTGKGGSATSTATAYGNPATAGLRRVPVPQLRKRPAKFQGRQ, encoded by the exons ATGATGAAGGTTGTAGTAGTTCTTACTGCCCTGTGCACAATTACCGCAGGATACTACATTCCCAGACAAAATG CTTTCCTGGGTTATCAACAGCAATTGGGATACCAGCAATGGGCCCAGCGTACCATGCATGGAGTGCTCTTGAAGAATCAACCGTTCCGTAACCAACGTGTATCTGACTTTGATGCTGGCATGCATCCGATTG ATTGCCAACACACAGACAACGCGAGTGCAGAACTGCCTATCCAGGATCCCAACGAAGATTCGGTAGCTGATGCGTATCCTTCAGAACAGCTCCCTGTCGAGGAAGAACCTGTTCAGGATGTGCCAGCTGTTTACGAGGACGAAGCTGAAGATTCCATCGAAGATGAACCAGTAGATGCTTCCGCTGTATCTGCAGCAGTTCCAGCCACGGTcccagaaaagaagaagaagacggtaCCTGCTCACGCCGACTCGAGTGAAGAGGATGAACAGAATTCATCTGCTGGGCAAGGATCAAATGGTTCCGCTTTCTTCCCAATTAACTTCGGAAGTGCAAGTGGAGGATCAATTGCAATTGCCAATTCGTACAGTACCGGTAAAGGAGGATCGGCCACCAGCACTGCAACTGCCTATGGAAACCCGGCAACCGCTGGATTAAGAAGGGTGCCTGTTCCCCAGCTGCGTAAAAGGCCCGCCAAATTTCAAGGTCGACAATAA
- the LOC109416681 gene encoding uncharacterized protein LOC109416681 gives MMKLVAIFAVLFGISTAYSVPTQNGFMYYQQPMAYRTAERTMYGVHYQNQQFRNQRVAAFPRGAQLNGDESADLPDQGSIAESVAEAYPSEQFPVDQELQQDVPAVYEVEAEEPIADDPLAAAPAVPAVVSAPIPERKKKRVPVQVDSNEEEEQDAQVGRRASGDAGASNAYFPINFGGASGGAIAIANSYSTGTGGSATSTATAYGSPATAELRRTSADQLRKRPAKLRGRQ, from the exons ATGATGAAACTGGTGGCTATTTTTGCAGTGTTGTTTGGGATCAGTACGGCGTACTCGGTTCCAACCCAAAATG GCTTCATGTATTATCAACAACCAATGGCTTACAGAACTGCCGAGCGCACCATGTATGGGGTTCACTACCAGAATCAGCAATTCAGAAATCAGCGAGTTGCTGCTTTCCCTCGTGGAGCACAACTGAACG GCGACGAAAGTGCTGATTTGCCTGATCAAGGATCAATTGCAGAGTCAGTCGCTGAAGCGTATCCTTCAGAGCAATTTCCGGTGGATCAAGAGCTCCAGCAAGATGTTCCAGCTGTGTACGAAGTCGAAGCCGAAGAGCCAATCGCTGATGATCCCTTAGCCGCTGCTCCAGCAGTTCCAGCCGTTGTTTCAGCTCCCATCCCAGAAAGGAAGAAAAAGAGGGTTCCCGTCCAGGTCGACTCGAATGAAGAGGAAGAGCAGGATGCTCAAGTTGGACGGCGTGCATCAGGAGACGCTGGTGCCTCGAATGCTTACTTCCCAATTAACTTTGGAGGTGCAAGCGGTGGAGCAATTGCCATTGCCAATTCATACAGTACTGGAACTGGAGGATCGGCAACCAGTACTGCTACTGCGTATGGAAGTCCAGCTACCGCTGAACTGCGGAGAACTTCCGCTGACCAACTGAGAAAAAGACCAGCTAAGCTCCGGGGACGACAATAA